A DNA window from Streptomyces sp. 71268 contains the following coding sequences:
- a CDS encoding VOC family protein, translating to MLTTHYVPGAPVWLDLGAPDTGAAAAFYGGVFGWEFQSAGPDAGGYGMLQLDGRTVAGLGPLMEEGASPAWTVYFQTADAEATARAVERAGGTVRLEPMDVFTAGRLAQFTDPTGADFATWQPGDTRGIDAVNVPNTLCWSELHTTDAQAAVDFYREVFGWEAERTPMAEVDYTVVAPQGGGRDAAHGGIMQFPPQIEVGDLRSKWYPYFEVEDCDVAVAAAVHHGGTALTATDDAPGLGRMSMVLDPFGAQFALITSEAG from the coding sequence ATGCTCACGACTCACTACGTGCCGGGCGCGCCGGTCTGGCTCGACCTCGGGGCGCCCGACACCGGGGCGGCCGCCGCGTTCTACGGCGGGGTCTTCGGCTGGGAGTTCCAGTCGGCCGGGCCCGACGCGGGCGGGTACGGGATGCTCCAACTCGACGGCAGGACCGTCGCCGGGCTCGGGCCGCTGATGGAGGAGGGCGCCAGCCCGGCCTGGACGGTGTACTTCCAGACGGCGGACGCGGAGGCCACGGCCCGCGCGGTCGAGCGCGCGGGCGGCACGGTCCGGCTGGAGCCGATGGACGTCTTCACGGCCGGCCGCCTGGCCCAGTTCACGGACCCGACGGGCGCCGACTTCGCCACCTGGCAGCCCGGCGACACCAGGGGCATTGACGCCGTCAACGTACCCAACACGCTGTGCTGGTCCGAGCTGCACACGACGGACGCGCAGGCCGCCGTCGACTTCTACCGGGAGGTGTTCGGCTGGGAGGCCGAGCGGACGCCGATGGCGGAGGTCGACTACACGGTCGTCGCGCCCCAGGGCGGCGGCCGGGACGCCGCGCACGGCGGCATCATGCAGTTCCCACCGCAGATCGAGGTGGGGGATCTGCGCTCGAAGTGGTACCCGTACTTCGAGGTCGAGGACTGCGACGTGGCCGTGGCCGCCGCCGTCCACCACGGCGGCACCGCCCTGACCGCCACGGACGACGCCCCGGGCCTGGGCCGGATGTCGATGGTCCTCGACCCGTTCGGAGCCCAGTTCGCGCTGATCACGAGCGAGGCGGGATAG